In Cololabis saira isolate AMF1-May2022 chromosome 1, fColSai1.1, whole genome shotgun sequence, the following proteins share a genomic window:
- the LOC133451815 gene encoding protein PERCC1 — translation MATSILKSFLIPLPTPSYLPMSFQHSPCKDDEEEKLREKPEGREDEEERDEEEEEDEECEVQQDEEDYLDRFLLNPANNFLDMTTQLLRFAELISRDVQRYFGRCSDNQEPCDIYTDSVSETTSARLRYYDDLLRIARDGSPDMQENNLVTCAEDPVVKVAKGSGGLGPLAELFDHRGLIQSTGQPMIKRHLPLSFWTEPVPRCSVVSFSSTGAITHTSIQGDAQPSSDGHMHYDPPAHNTHALDSTEPDFSDLLANWDPNLEFSHTLIDTHMQH, via the coding sequence ATGGCCACGAGCATCCTCAAGAGCTTCCTCATCCCGCTTCCAACTCCGTCTTATTTGCCCATGAGTTTCCAGCACTCTCCATGCAAGGACGATGAGGAGGAGAAACTGAGAGAAAAACCAGAGGGAAGAGAAGATGAGGAAGAGAgagatgaagaagaggaggaagatgaggagtgCGAGGTTCAGCAGGATGAGGAAGACTATTTAGATAGGTTTCTTTTAAACCCTGCTAACAATTTTCTGGATATGACCACGCAGCTGCTGAGGTTTGCTGAGCTCATTAGTCGTGATGTCCAGAGGTATTTCGGTCGCTGCTCTGACAACCAGGAACCTTGTGACATCTACACTGACTCTGTTTCTGAGACAACCAGTGCGCGTCTACGATACTATGATGACCTGCTGAGAATTGCAAGAGACGGAAGTCCAGACATGCAAGAAAACAACCTGGTTACTTGCGCTGAGGATCCAGTAGTCAAGGTAGCCAAAGGCAGCGGGGGTCTGGGGCCCCTGGCCGAACTGTTCGACCACAGGGGCCTGATCCAGAGCACAGGCCAACCGATGATCAAGCGGCATCTGCCGCTCAGCTTCTGGACGGAACCCGTCCCCCGCTGCTCTGTGGTCAGTTTCAGCAGTACAGGTGCCATCACGCACACGTCTATACAGGGCGACGCACAGCCCAGCAGTGACGGACACATGCACTATGACCCTCCTGCACACAACACGCACGCTCTCGACAGCACAGAGCCCGACTTCAGCGATCTGCTGGCAAACTGGGATCCAAACCTGGAGTTCAGTCACACGCTGATTGACACGCACATGCAGCACTAA
- the pdia2 gene encoding protein disulfide-isomerase A2 yields MRTHRLLFFTLLGLLLWVSCVQSDDSGEKETQEETSQETPGDAEETEETPKKEKTTEIEEEKDVMVLHIKNFDRALSENKYLLVEFYAPWCGHCKQLEPLYAEAAEKLKKEEAEMRLAKVDCIDERELGDEFDVASFPTLKLFINGDRKQPIDYTGKRSAVGIIQWMKRRAGPGALELTSVGSAADFISAHNITVVGFFDSLESEATKVFKEAAFDQTETEFAFTTSPDVFKKYEVKDNSVVLFKKFDDGRADFALSEEGTLDKRNLTTFINENSLELIIRFKQETADKIFSSPILLHSLLFINSTVKSHMTLVDETRTVAREFKGKMLFIMIDVTDNISHVLKYFGVSESDVPTARVVSMDTQQKFSIASGDLTASSLRQLCKEVVDGSAKPYYRSEEIPEDWDKEPVKVLVGKNFESIALDQDKNVFVEFYAPWCGHCKELAPIWEKLAEKYADRDDIVIAKMDATANEVESVAIDGFPTLKYFPAGGKEVINYAGKRDLETFSTFLDNGGVLPTEASDEDGQDEDEKAEGSDEDLSKDGTSDEQDSQTSKDEL; encoded by the exons atGAGGACACACAGGCTTCTGTTCTTTACTCTGCTGGGCCTGCTGCTCTGGGTCTCCTGCGTCCAGTCCGACGACTCTGGCGAGAAAGAGACGCAGGAAGAAACTTCACAGGAAACTCCTGGAGACGCTGAGGAAACCGAGGAGACGCCAAAGAAGGAGAAAACAACTGAGATAGAAGAAGAGAAAGATGTCATGGTTCTCCACATCAAAAACTTTGACAGAGCTCTCAGCGAGAATAAGTATTTACTGGTTGAATTCT ATGCTCCCTGGTGTGGTCACTGCAAACAGCTGGAGCCTCTGTACGCTGAGGCTGCCGAGAAGCTGAAGAAAGAGGAGGCAGAGATGCGTTTGGCCAAAGTGGACTGCATAGACGAGAGAGAGCTGGGGGACGAGTTTGATGTCGCAAGCTTCCCAACCCTTAAACTGTTCATCAATGGAGACCGCAAGCAGCCTATTGATTACACTG GTAAGAGGTCGGCGGTGGGAATAATCCAGTGGATGAAGCGCCGCGCTGGCCCTGGTGCCCTAGAGCTCACCTCTGTAGGCTCTGCTGCCGACTTCATCAGTGCACATAACATCACTGTTGTAGGGTTCTTTGAT AGTCTGGAAAGTGAAGCAACCAAGGTGTTCAAGGAAGCTGCTTTTGATCAGACTGAAACGGAGTTTGCATTTACAACATCTCCTGATGTTTTCAAGAAGTACGAGGTGAAAGACAACTCAGTGGTGCTCTTCAAAAAG TTTGACGATGGCAGAGCAGACTTTGCGTTGTCAGAAGAAGGCACACTTGACAAACGCAACCTGACCACCTTCATCAATGAAAACAGTCTGGAGCTGATCATCCGCTTCAAGCAGGAG acgGCAGATAAGATCTTCTCCTCTCCTATCCTCCTGCACAGCCTGCTGTTCATCAACTCCACTGTGaagagtcacatgaccctgGTGGATGAGACCAGGACGGTCGCCAGAGAGTTCAAGGGAAAG ATGCTTTTCATTATGATTGATGTGACAGATAATATTTCCCACGTGCTAAAATACTTTGGAGTGTCTGAGAGCGACGTGCCTACTGCACGCGTCGTCAGTATGGACACACAGCAGAAGTTCAGCATCGCCTCTGGGGATCTGACAGCAAGTTCCCTGCGACAGTTGTGCAAGGAGGTTGTAGATGGTTCTGCGAAG CCATACTATCGATCTGAGGAGATCCCAGAGGACTGGGACAAAGAACCAGTTAAAGTCCTGGTGGGCAAGAACTTTGAGTCTATAGCTCTGGACCAGGACAAAAATGTCTTCGTTGAGTTCT atgcTCCATGGTGTGGACACTGCAAAGAACTGGCTCCCATCTGGGAAAAGTTGGCTGAGAAATATGCTGACCGTGATGATATTGTCATAGCAAAGATGGACGCCACGGCCAACGAGGTGGAGTCTGTTGCGATTGATGGATTTCCAACACTAAAATATTTCCCAGCTGGTGGCAAAGAG GTGATCAATTACGCTGGAAAAAGGGATTTGGAGACGTTTTCTACATTCCTGGATAACGGAGGTGTGTTGCCAACTGAGGCAAGTGATGAGGATGGTCAAGATGAAGATGAAAAAGCAGAGGGTAGTGATGAAGATCTTAGCAAG GATGGGACTTCAGATGAACAAGACAGCCAAACATCCAAAGATGAGCTGTAA
- the si:dkeyp-75b4.8 gene encoding lipopolysaccharide-induced tumor necrosis factor-alpha factor homolog, whose translation MEPPSYEEASHHPPAHGTEGFNCVAPPAYDNSLFSPSTPPPAYGEAIQPDLFPILTTPTVPTVVIPPPYNSGVTVHPLTQVGVGVNSRQAQTVVVVSQPQPVAISVQALRDAPGLVRCPHCRHLVTSKVTYSPGTAAWCACIFIALMGLICGFCLIPLMLRGLQDVHHSCPHCGRHLHVYTK comes from the exons ATGGAACCCCCTTCGTATGAGGAGGCCAGCCACCATCCTCCTGCTCACGGCACAGAGGGCTTTAACTGTGTTGCTCCACCTGCTTACGACaactccttgttttctccctccacacctcctccagcCTATGGAGAAGCAA TCCAGCCAGATCTTTTTCCTATCCTAACTACACCCACTGTGCCAACTGTTGTGATCCCACCACCATACAACTCTGGGGTCACAGTCCATCCCCTTACTCAAG TTGGTGTTGGTGTCAACAGCAGACAAGCTCAGACTGTAGTAGTAGTGTCCCAGCCGCAGCCTGTCGCCATTTCAGTGCAGGCTCTAAGAGATGCTCCTGGTCTGGTACGCTGTCCGCACTGCCGACACCTCGTCACCAGTAAAGTCACATACTCACCTGGGACTGCTGCTTGGTGTGCATGTATTTTTATTGCTTTGATGGG GTTGATCTGTGGATTCTGCCTGATCCCACTGATGCTACGCGGACTACAGGACGTGCATCATTCCTGTCCACATTGTGGAAGGCACCTGCATGTTTATACGAAATGA